The Nymphalis io chromosome 3, ilAglIoxx1.1, whole genome shotgun sequence genome contains the following window.
attagtttgtaaaaatactcattattattatatatatacaatcattTTGACTTGAGATTATTTTTATCCAAATGCGAGACTATTATTTCGATATACgagtataattttttaaatgaggtgctgtattttattttgatttttattttaaaactattcaaTTCCACCGGCATTATGCAATGCGATGTTTGcaggttaataataaaaagtgcacTCTACCTACGCGATATTCTCTTAAtgcattcatattttatacaatgcAGTTGGCGTTTTCATTCTATTCATGTAATAAGCTTATCTTTAGGCTTAACGTTGATATGATCAGACGTAGGCAGTCAATGATACAAAAGATTATAACAATCGGTGTCACCAGTGGGCTGTTAAGTACCCATATAGGTAAACAGAATTGTTCCACATGTATCATTTATTGGATTAAGTTTTCTGCATCGGACACGTGATTGATGATGTCATCtcatatgtgttttatttatacattacacgTTCCAAAAATAATTCACACTGTACTACAAAGCCCATACCAATGATTGGCTTTAAGAAATCATTGTTACGATTTTTGAAGGCATTATTTTTCTCTTGTGGTAATAccctatgtatttataaaattcaacgtttaaaactaatatttaattatatataaacgtttatatCTAATGCGttgagaaaattttattaaacaacaatTAATGGTCTCTATAtggaatacatttttatactcGATGCAAATATgctcttacaaatatttttgaattgtcattttacaagtttaatATTGATCAAAACATTTCAACATCTAATATGCCTTGATctgtgattaaatttaaaaaaaaaattagaatgcgAATCTGTATTTCCCTGaagaaagtttaaaattataaattaagtaaatattttttacggctTAAAAATGCCCTAGAGATCACTTTGGCTGTTAATGgtgtttatttatagataattattttgctCTTTTGTTATATCCTCAGGGCGCACATTTGGCTGTGATAGAAGCTGTGATGATGCTATACGCGCGAGAAGTGGTGACGTTAGACCGCGTGTCAGCGGCTGCGCAACGCTTCGGCACTAGTCAGCCGCTGCCCGTCGGCTCCAGCATTCCTCACGAAGATGGTCTACTCTGTTGGATCAACGCGGCATGCGCAGCGCTAAACAAGGCTGAGGTATTTACATTTATGACAAAAATTATTTGAGATTATTTGTCAATTCAAGCGTGTCATATAATGCTTCGTCCTAGATACTAAATTGGCATATACGTTTCCAAGTTTCAGatacaatattattcaaaacttaCTGATGATTTTGTAATCTTTATCGTTGGAAATAAAATCCGTAAACGAGACATATTCTCTATGGatgaaaataagattaaaactaCAATATTCCACTTCCAGGAGAACACATCGTCACACGTACCGATGGTGAAAAGTCTCCAAGACCTGTGCGATGGTACCGCACTGGCCGCCCTCATCTCGTTCTACTGCCCCGAGGCACTTCCGCGGTCAGCAGTGCGCGTCGGACGCATGGTCTCCATACAAGACTGCCTGCATAATCTCATGCTGGTGTACGAGTTCTGTCAGAGCAGTCTACCTCACAACGTGTTCCACATGATGCCAGAGGACGTTACGTATATGCGAGGGTGAGTTATTGGTATATTTCGATAATCATttcgaaaatttaaaattcgtataataaagctttatttttttaacatgagtAATGTtgcaaaaaatgaaaaataaaaacaattattcctTTTAAAGTGTTCAAGCCTTTAGCAcataaaaaagagttaattATAGCAATTAgttcaaatgtatattttattgtatgtttatacttttattttctaaaaaataatattatattagttgttaaaataattttcaggtcGATGCGTCAAAATTTAATAGCGATGCTCGCGGATCTATTCAATATGTTAGAAGTACATCCTGTCAAATCAGTTAAATATCCAGGAATCGGTGAGTACAGGCAATAatcatacttatatttaatataacatgtaTCAATGTTGCATGCTAGAACTAATGGGAGTATGTGGTCATAATATCAAAGGTCCTATGCCcacttcattataatatattatataaaattgtggaCGCGGTGGAGTAATGCTTTTGTAACGCAACATATTTATTCGACAATCGGGCTTATTTTAGTACGGGGATTATTGTattcatattgtttatattaaatgttatcgaAGAAAACTAAGGTCGTGTGACTGCgatcattatacatttttattatgatttataattactaCTCTTTCGTCTCAAGAAAAATTAAGGGTAAGTATACAATTTgcgtttaattacaataaaaaagtgaTGAGCCGATTAACGACGATGAGCTTCTTTCActggtaatataatataactgcaCTAATTGGCTGTAAATTTTTAACTAACATTGAGAAAAATACACGCATTTTCGATCTATTCAAAATCGACGCTCGGAGTGTATTTCGGGGCCACGTTTATCAAAGTTTGGCTCGGTGAGCGCGCGAGTCGCGCGGCGGTAGAGTAGCGCGGGAGTGACGCGCGTGTTGCGTGTGTAGCGGGCGAGGAGTGCAACGCGCACGGCGTGCGGCACAGACGCAGTctgccgccgccgccgccgcagcCCATCCCCGAGCtgcgcgccgcgcccgccctCTGCGCGCACGCGCTGCCCTTCGCAGGTACTGTGCGTGTCGTGTGCGTGTCGTGTGCGTGTCGTGTGCGTGTCGTGTGCGTGTCGTGTGCGTGTCGTGTGCTGACTCACGAGGGGAAGGCAATCGAAATGTAAATGTTCACTCGGGGGATGGAGACGTCTTGTAAAATCCTTACTTCATACTATCTCATCCGATTCGtaatgagttttattttaattgcctCCCCCGAATCCACTCGGACATCGACGAAACCATTTGTGTGGCACGTGTTTGTTCATCGATTTATCGATTCATTACATGTTTTAAAGCAGTCGGAATAAATGTGTCTGTCAATAATTATGATGCAGGAGATTGTGAAAGTTGTGTTCAGGgcttttttgtgttatatttttcgattatttttcgtttttatttattataataaaatacctccTGTATGCTTTTAACGAATTAATCCAgctttttaatagttaataccTGCCAGATTTAGTTCACCTGCAACGATGCTTTGCATGCATTGCTTTTGCCATTTTAATGCTTCAGCACGTTAAACCACAGGCATGGAGTTATTGACGTTATGTCCTCAAGGCTCccaagaaatatataaagtatcttataataattacattatatcgtgaaagtaaaaaaaactgtgGTTACAAATGTTAATGTAGTTTTTTCTACACAAACATCTTGTCAAATCGATAATTGCCTTGAGTTTTTGATAAGTGTAGATAGTTTTCTTTTCAGTTTGCATACGTGTATAGGTTGTTGTCTTTAGAATGCACATACCGAGTtctaatttatcttatttaaagttattaatttaaaataatattattgtccgaattttaaataattttggatatcgttaataacaataatcattaaaatttgagtttaaaataaaaacgctaAACATAAATGCAGACGCACAGTGTGGCGATAGTTTGTGTTAACAATGAATGAATCGTAAGCTGTACCACAATGTCCAGTGTCGCGCTCCCCGTCGGCGGGCGGCGTGCGCGCGCGCGGGCCGGCCAGCCGCTCGTCGTGCTCCACGCCCGAGCGCCGCAGCTGCAGCCCGCAGCGGGACGACTTCGTGGTGCACAGCCGCCGGGCCATCACCACGCTGTCCGCCATGGCGAGGCGGGACGACGACAGTGAGTCTcgacattttaatgttttgtttactcGCTTAGAAGTTGGAGCTAATATAACTAAATGAAAATTGTTGTGTtgcaaagtaattattaattggAATTGTCATCGTTAGTAGTACTTAATTCACTCCAAGTACGCCCAAAGaagtttcaaataataaatgggTCAACGTGTGAAATGTCATCGCGGAGTCGCCAGTCTACCGAGCGCGTAGTGATCGCCGGCCCGGTCCGCCCGCAGTGTTCGCGGAGCACGTGACGGCGGCGGGGCGGCCGTCCAACTGGGCGGAGTCCCGCGAGAGCAGCTTCGCGGGGCGGCGCTCGCGGCGCTCGTCCGTGACGGACGACAGCCAGCTCACCGTGGAGAACTTCGGCGGCTCGCAGGACCGCCTGCAGTTCGCCGGCCGGAACCCGGAGAAGGAGCTCGCCACGCTCGCCAACGTGCGCAAGATATCCGCGCCCGCAGGTGACCCACCTCACTTTGTATGCGCATTATTTGGTGCTGGGTTCATTTATGTGCTAGACCTGACATGCTGTTTCGAACATTCGAACGGCGTCGGTATGTGCTTAGTACGTACGTGCGTATAGTACATTGGAATCGTTgatcatttcatttaataacaaCTACAAACTCGTTTTGATGTTGTTACGCGCTCATTTACAGGCCCACTAGACCACAATCCACCACTTCGTTCCTCACGGCAAGACATCCGCGGCTCCATTCAATTCTTCCACGGGGATTATCAGAACGGCGCTCAGGACGACCGACAGAAGGTGGAGCGTCAGCAGTCGCAGCCACAGACCACGGACCCCCCTTTCAACCCCATCAAGCGACAGCTCAGCAGCGACACCATCGGTCAGAACTTCGGGTTCAACCACAAGGGCGGCGGAGACGGGTTTTATTTAAACGAGCGGGACGCTCCTGACGGTGACGTCACGAAAACGAGCTACGCGGATCTCAGTAAAATTAGGAATAACGGTGATCAGACAGGTAGGTCTATAAAAAATAGCttccttataaaaaaattagatcGACTTATTTCATGGTAGTTCTCCATTCACGCCTACGAGAATAAGTTCATCCACGGATAACAATTCTATTTTGGTAATATTGAAGGTAAAAattccataataattatacatagatTCATTATGGCCTTTACgtcatcattattttttttcgataGTGAATGATGCTAGCAGCTTTGCATATTGCTTTCATTCGACCACATATTCCCGTACTAATCTCGTATAATATAAGACTGTAGATTTGTTTTACGCatgtttaatagtattttttttgtacccGAAGCTGAAATTTTAAGgctttgaagtaaaataaaatttattccatATTTTATCAATCACTAGTAGTATATGAGAATGAGTATATAATGTTTCAATAATTGACTCATCCGTAACTTagatgcattttatttatttgtaaaactttttgAGTGATTCATATCATAAGTAAATCTGACTTTATAtgctacaattatatatttctgttaaaAGTCAGTCgtgttaaatatacatttaattttaattttacaaataaaattttattttttattatgtataaattgtacACCGTTAAGTGTACTAGTAGTAAAAAAGACGCATATAAAACAAGTAATGttggtttttatattgtaaaatatttacatttagtaTTTAGTAAATTTGTTGTTGATGTATGATggattctaccaacccgcattggagcagtgtggtggaataagtgaataagctccaagccttctcctcaaaagggagatgaggccttagcccagcagtgggacattaacaggctgttactgtatgattTGGTCGTGTCGTCAGGTCCGGGCACGCCGGAGCGCCGCAAGACCTCGTTCTCGACGCCCCCGCCCAGCACCACCACGTGGCAGCAACACTTCCTGCAGCACGAGAACCAGCCCAGTCAGTACCGCTTCTTACTTACGTCGCGATTttgtgttacatttatttatacattttgtttttttttattattataatttgctgAATACGTTTCGACGATTGCGACAAAATGGTACCAAATATTGTATTACGGGGATGAGCTCCCAGGATGAACGTGTGGAGCGTTACGAAGTCGTTACAAAGCCGCGGTCCACTTGGTAGCGTTAGGCGGTGCGCGTGTGGCGCGTGTGGTGTGCACGTAATGACGTTGGTTCCGCACTAAGACGGCGACGAGGCGGCGTCGGAGgaggcggcgggcggcggcgggcAGGCCATGGCGGCGCAGCTCAACAACATCCGCCTCAAGCTGGAGGAGAAGCGGCGCCGCATCGAGCACGACAAGCGCCGCATGGAGCTCGCCGTCAGCCGCCAGCGCCAGCAGCTCGGCCAGCAGGCCTTCCTGCAGGCCGTCACCCGGGTGAGTGTTCTCATTGAGTAGCATTCGATGGCAAACAGTTCGCCCGCGAGCGGGTGACTATCGAACGAATGATATATAAGGGTGGGGGCTGTGTGGTTAATTAGTGAATgtatgactttttttatttgttttctgtCTAAAATGTCTAAATTTACCGTGGAATGTGGTCGAAGTTATGTGTATATAGCTTATTCTAATCAAAGTAGGAGTggagacaaataaaaaactttgacattgaactgACCTGATATCATTAGTCGAAATCTTGAACAGTCGTTAGtgttcattattgatttgtggaaaaattgcgttttttaTGTCGGCGAATTTGGGATATctaaatctatggtttgtttatctttactcctcctACGATTGGTATAggctataataacaatattttattgttacggGGTATGTGTGGTAGACAGGTGTGACCAAAATATTTgcttcaatttttatatttgaatatacttCCTACGAATACATAAAAGCTGACATTGAATTGTATATTCAATGGTGACATTTaccacatttcttacaattaatcAACTCAAcacataaatactaaaattctataatataataatacattgtttaaatgatatttagtaatgtaactaatttttttttattaaacataaaatatatttttctatttcattagGAAACGTTTTTGCATTACCAGTTGGCCTCTTTGGTGAGTGCCCAAGTATGACCAcgtcgatatatatttttatcaacttAGATTtagaagtttttaatttatacattaatttttgtaaagTATTTCGATTGTAAAGATAATTCGATTTAGTTTCGTTCATGCTTACACAGCTTTCATTCGGATGATCGTAACATTGTATCGGCCATTGGTTATATTGTGCATAATGTTTCAAAGTGTGTTTAATTATGCCACatatttacgtattttatttacattgtgaTCAGGTATATTACGTTAGAGTATTtcgctttatattaaatacgtcATGCGTTGTAGATTACGGCAGCTTTTATATATCGAACcagttttttaaattcataaatattttgcgACGCATAAACACCATGTATAATGTCTCATAACATAAGATTCGTTCATATCGAGCAATCTTCATaagtttaattacatttttttgtcaCTCGTTTTTGcactattttttaatcaaaatcaaattcaatCAATCGCATGTGCGCATTTGAtactatgaatatattaaaattactgttctatatgaaaatattttttggaaaaaatttctattaaaatctacatttttacTAAAGAATTAGTTTATACGCGCTAATCTCAGGATCTACCGGTCCGGTTAAAGATAAAACTGCGCGGAGCAGCTAGTAacgattaaattgaatttaaaaaacgtaCGTAGCAACACGTaacagtttcacaaaaaattaaaatagaatcaCATCAGAGTTGAACTAATAAAGCACAATGTCACGAGTAACATAGtaggtaaaatataattaataaatgtgaaCACGTATCGTAATGGAGTGGTATAGTTGTTCGCACGCGAGTGAGTCGCTAACGCATGTGGGCGGCGCGTGTTGCAGGGCAAGGGCGCGCGCACGCCGGCCGACGAGCAGCCGCCCGCGCAGGTGAGTGCACACGACCCGGACGCGCATACACTACCTTATAAACGACTAACTTTTATGCTTGTTTGATATCTTTTCGAGTTGACTTTTTAATTTGGATGGTTTTTAATTTGGTTTGTAATTCAAATTTTAGGTCGTAGACGTTGAAAATTTCGCGTAttacgcatcaaaatattatatatatgtagaattcagtgaaattatatattatatacttattaaagaGTCTTCTTTAGTTAGttctattgtaataaatgtaaaatgctacttctattattttaattaaatttcgtttttaatcataaaaaagtTATCCAAATCAATAGAGAATGTTTTGGCTTTAACGATCTAAAGTCCCTCAGAGATGTCAAACCATAAATTATGAGTAACAGCACCATATtgaacggtgaaggaaaacatcgtgaggaaacctgcatgtgtctaatttcattgaaattctgccacatgtgtataatgtggaagaagctccaaaccttctcctcaaaaggcagaggaggccttagcccagaagtgggacattaacagactgttactgtactaaatTAGTTAAGACGATGTCGTAGCCGAAAACTATTAATAGTTAAGGTTATCTATTTGTACAAGTCGTTATAGTCAGTTTTGACCATGAAAttaaactttgttttaaatatatccttTTCAAGATAATtgaattaacttttaatttacatctaCAATCTCCGCATATGCACGTATTTACatcaaaatatctatttataatgttataaagtaaataatatttttttgttgtgcATGCCGTACTTTAATTTGCATGTTTAATCACATACACAAAACATGTGCGAAATTGGCgtctacattttaaaattattaaaatatatggtttagtttatttcaatttaattttgaagaaCACTATACGGGCTTGTATGCTGAATATTTTATCGTTGTGTTGCCTTTAATTGTTGTCAATACAAATGCTGGTAGTATTGTGTacgtttaattttcatttcattaagcattttattatttttcatgacgcatttttttattattttttttgttataaaggGCTTAGTTATtctaaaaaatcaaattaaaataacaatctaGATAAATTAACGAAAGTATATAatagattacatttttattttagtacaataCGTCCATAGAAATGTCGAATCTTTTAtcggtaatttttaaaataaatgaatagccAATGACGAATTCATATTTCTATAGGAAATGGTCGTTGAAGCGCCAAATCAAGCCGTGGAAAACGCAGCGATGGAACAGTACGAACAATCGATAGCAAAGTAAGTGTCCCTCTCCATATATTGGACAGATGATTTTTGTCAACTGtcagtttttacttttattttgaaattttactatCATTTCTAGTTTTAATATTCTCTATTTCGTTTATTATGTTTGTTACTTTTCAATGTAGATATATGAATCCGCGCGCACAAGCCAGTACCTAATATTTACAGAATGAACTCCAGCCTGCAGGATATACAGAGTGACATCGCGCGGCTCGCCAGTCAACAAAGCCAGCTGCAGCAACAGCAACAGCAGCAGCAACAGCAGCAACAAAATCAACAGTTACAGCAGCAGTTGCAACAACAGCAACAACAATTGCAACAGCAGCAACAACAGTTGCAGCAGCAGCAACAGCAAGCGAAGCAAATGTTCCAACAGCATCAGCCGCCACAATCACCCTTCCAGCAACAGTATCAAAACATTCAAACAAACATTCCTCAACTGGTAAGTTTTTAAATGTCAACCTAAAATAAACACACGCAAGAAGCACAGTGGTTATGGGCTCGTTCTCCTGTTGCGGCCATAAGCTTTATACTCCCTGATATCactgtaaaatatttcaagtcGGCAAGTTCTTTTAGATcgagaaattattaatattgattactcaattattaaaataaatcgttaagcattaaatgtaattaccaatcaattaatatataaatgcttCGTAAATCGTCGTCGTTGGCTACGGCTCAACTCAAGTCCTAACAGACACTTCTCAGCCTAACCTTTAAATTCACACAAACACGAAGCAGCTGACGCACAACTCACGCCTCCGCCCACTCGATTGCAGCACAGCCAATTCAGCTCACAGCACAATGTGTCGCGGCCGATCAACGCGTTCGGGTCCACGCCGCACCTCCCGCGCGACTTCTACTACGAGGCGAACCAGACGGGCCAGCCGGGCGGCCAGCAGGTCGGCCCTCAAGGCGGCCAGCAGAACTTCCAGTATCAGTACAGGGATATAGAACAAGATTTCGGTCGGCAGCAGTTCTACCTGCACGACAGTCCGGCGCCCCCGCAGCGACGCACGTGGGCGCAGCACGCGCAGCTGCAGCAGGAGAACGAGCTCCGGGGCTGGCAGGTAGGCACTGTGCCGGGCGGGCCAAGGGGATATACACTGTCGTGGGGCACGAGTCGCGGTATATACGGTCGGTGTGTATacggtatataaatatgtataaggaAATTTGAAAGttgtaaataagataaatattaatatgccgTATTATGGTTGGAAATTGTACTAGCACATTGTTTATTGAAGTCAATCTAACATTTAGTTAATTCAAATTACAGCTACATCAGCAGAACCACCAGCAGAACCAGTACCACCAACCGCAACCTGAACCGGCGCAGAGGACGTGGAATTCTCCCTCGCCTCAACCACCTCCCGAAAAAAACTGGAACCCGCAGGGCTTCGTCTTACACGAAAGGGCGAACCAGCCCTTCCAGGTTCACTACAACACTGATCGGTACCAGAACGGCACCGAGAACGTTCGAGAAACGCAAAACCATTTGAGCTATACTGTGATAAACCCTAATCAATACGCATCGCAATCGCCGCCGCTATCGAGTCCGCGACGTTCGAGGACTCCCCAACGTCAAGGATCCCTGCCAGAGGCTCGGCGACCCGAGCCAGTAGGGCTCCACCAGCTGCACTCGCCACATCCGCCGCAATATGCGCAAACTCACCAGCCACACCAACCTCATCAGACACAACAGACGCATCAACCTCACCAGACACTCCAGGCACAAAATTCCGTCCCGGCGCCCCCCGACGACATGGAACCCCAAAACATATCTTTCATCGGCAACGCCGAGGACGACGCGCTCCGGCAGGGCATCAATAGACTGAACATCTCGTCCGGCACGCGGACCTACCGCATCCCGTCGCCGACGAGGCCCTCGCTCGGCCGGAACTCGTTCCAACGACCCGAGGAACCCGCCGAGACGAACGAGAAAGGGTTTTACATTTCGTTCGACAACGAGCAACCGAAACGACCCAAGCCGCCGCTGCGGGCGAAGCGGGGCTCCCCGCGGAAGGAGCGCTCCGAGTACGCCAGCCCCGAGCGGAGTCCCGAGAGCACGTGGAGCGACGACAGGCGAGACGACAGGCGAGATGACAGGCGCGAAGAGCGTTGCGACGAGCGCCGGGAGACGCCTCGAACGGAGGCGCCGCGGGAGCGACCGCGCCCGCCTAGTGCGGAGCCCGCCGCGCTCGTCATCGGCGAGCTCAACCCCGACCCCGTGAGTATACATATCGGCAACCgtaatcatcatattatatatacatttctgGTCTATTTAGTGTAAGTACCTCAGTCTGACTAATTAGCCATTAACAGAATAACAATCTAATATTGTGTAATACATTTGTAACACgacaaaatgaatatatttacgaTCGACTCGATCGCAATTTAATGTATGCGAATGTACCTCTAATCTAAACCGGCAGAATTCCGCCGAGGAAATGGAGCGCAAGAAGGAGCGCATCATGATGCTGTCGCTGCAGCGGCGGCAGCGGGCGGACGAGGCGCGCGCGCGGGCcgaggcggcggcggcggcgcggcgcgcgcgcgacGAGGCCGAGGCCGAGGTGAAGGCGGCGCGCAAGGAGGAGCAGGCGCGCCGCCGGCAGGCCATCCTCGCGCAGTACAAGCTCAAGAAGGCCGTGGAGGAGGCCGAGCGGGAGGTGCGCTGTCCTTGTAGCCCGCCGCGACCGCTCCGCGAGGGCGACTACTAACGCACTCGTCCTGGGTTCCAGGGAAAAGTGTTCGACAAGTCCGAGTTCCTGGACACGTTGTCGCGCGGCGGCATGAACGTGGGCGGCGCGACCGGCCCGCCCACCGGTGGGGCGCGGTTGCGGGGCAAGCTGCCGGCGCGGGCGAGACCCAAGACCATCCACGTGGACAGCGGCGCGCTGCAGGCCGCCGAGGGGATGCTGGCGGGCAAGCAGCCCTCCGCTACCAATCTCACCGGTATTATTCGACACTTGAGCCCTAATGTATCCACTCAAACACGTACACGAAGCACTATTACAAGTACAAAACCATTATACGTtcgttttaatttgttatgctTATCTTATTTAATGAACTTAAGTAGCATAAAACAAAGTAGATTCGTGTCTGTCCACTTGCTTTGTAACGACACAACGGATTTTAATGGGATGTGCTCCGTTACTGaggtatttaattttgaaaatttttagaTTGGCGATTAATAAAGCAGCTACAATGTACTTTTATAGCGCTAATATAGCTGATTAAACCACTCGAGatatatcaaattaatgtaCGActgaaagataaaatattaatattttttgacaaaaagTTCACGACGGtataaaaccatttatttttgtcacacAGTATTAGTATCTATCAAAATATACATcattttttgtatacaaaaaatattgtctaaACTTTGTCATTTCCAGTAgtaaatttaatagatatttaaataaacgtgatATTATAAAAGACGTGGGTGTGGTAAAATCGGTAGGGACAGAACCAGCGGgctgattataatatttgttattatatcacTAACTTACCGATGCGTTAAGGCGGGAAGCGAGTCACTTCACACCGAAACACATGAACTCTGAAGTTcctgatatacatacatacacgaaCTATACAGTCGGTTTTATTATCAgaagtatatagtaatattatatctgCCAAAAGTATATCTCTATTATTTACTCTTAGCAAGCTCTTAGCAAaatgttgatataaaataagaaaattcaaaATCAGCTTTAAAACACATCGATCAAATTACATACAAACTACCCACCTCTCAAAACCTTAAAGCTAAAGCTCGCATGAGATGTGGCTAAGA
Protein-coding sequences here:
- the LOC126781195 gene encoding patronin-like isoform X8, coding for MVAMVASASGYGTLRRFLSAPDGQETENTGIVPSASVAVSSKQRASIKWLLSKAFNNRVPDNLQEPFYRDHEDQEHLKPPIVGGLANAELYCLALANMYSDPNYHSLNHWNILQTLSRKGVQVPDPPDCALTETVLIQTNPLKMGAHLAVIEAVMMLYAREVVTLDRVSAAAQRFGTSQPLPVGSSIPHEDGLLCWINAACAALNKAEENTSSHVPMVKSLQDLCDGTALAALISFYCPEALPRSAVRVGRMVSIQDCLHNLMLVYEFCQSSLPHNVFHMMPEDVTYMRGSMRQNLIAMLADLFNMLEVHPVKSVKYPGIVSRSPSAGGVRARGPASRSSCSTPERRSCSPQRDDFVVHSRRAITTLSAMARRDDDMFAEHVTAAGRPSNWAESRESSFAGRRSRRSSVTDDSQLTVENFGGSQDRLQFAGRNPEKELATLANVRKISAPAGPLDHNPPLRSSRQDIRGSIQFFHGDYQNGAQDDRQKVERQQSQPQTTDPPFNPIKRQLSSDTIGQNFGFNHKGGGDGFYLNERDAPDGDVTKTSYADLSKIRNNGDQTGPGTPERRKTSFSTPPPSTTTWQQHFLQHENQPNGDEAASEEAAGGGGQAMAAQLNNIRLKLEEKRRRIEHDKRRMELAVSRQRQQLGQQAFLQAVTRGKGARTPADEQPPAQEMVVEAPNQAVENAAMEQYEQSIAKMNSSLQDIQSDIARLASQQSQLQQQQQQQQQQQQNQQLQQQLQQQQQQLQQQQQQLQQQQQQAKQMFQQHQPPQSPFQQQYQNIQTNIPQLHSQFSSQHNVSRPINAFGSTPHLPRDFYYEANQTGQPGGQQVGPQGGQQNFQYQYRDIEQDFGRQQFYLHDSPAPPQRRTWAQHAQLQQENELRGWQLHQQNHQQNQYHQPQPEPAQRTWNSPSPQPPPEKNWNPQGFVLHERANQPFQVHYNTDRYQNGTENVRETQNHLSYTVINPNQYASQSPPLSSPRRSRTPQRQGSLPEARRPEPVGLHQLHSPHPPQYAQTHQPHQPHQTQQTHQPHQTLQAQNSVPAPPDDMEPQNISFIGNAEDDALRQGINRLNISSGTRTYRIPSPTRPSLGRNSFQRPEEPAETNEKGFYISFDNEQPKRPKPPLRAKRGSPRKERSEYASPERSPESTWSDDRRDDRRDDRREERCDERRETPRTEAPRERPRPPSAEPAALVIGELNPDPNSAEEMERKKERIMMLSLQRRQRADEARARAEAAAAARRARDEAEAEVKAARKEEQARRRQAILAQYKLKKAVEEAEREGKVFDKSEFLDTLSRGGMNVGGATGPPTGGARLRGKLPARARPKTIHVDSGALQAAEGMLAGKQPSATNLTGTMRRDYYRGSQDNLAERAALYRESPVEDRGGVSPGSASSGLGRRGSCKTSRERVNDEPQSTRGRSKYSTYQNNFKAGRKSSSLMNLCDSGLGRATPPRRAASPGLRALGSPASGPGSLPGALPGAIGKRRHDDSSDVSSTHSSIMDYSGPRLYKQPATKSNRGIMLNAVEYCVFPGAVNAEAKRRVLEEIARSESKHFLVLFRDAGCQFRALYSYCPDTDTVAKLYGTGPKHVNDRMFDKFFKYNSGSKCFSQVHTKHLTVTIDAFTIHNSLWQGKKVQLPSKKDMALVI